A genomic segment from Spirochaetales bacterium encodes:
- a CDS encoding rubredoxin: MKKYKCDICGYIYDPAKGDPDNSIDPGTAFEDIPDDWVCPECGASKDDFSPMD, from the coding sequence ATGAAAAAGTATAAATGCGATATCTGCGGGTATATCTATGATCCAGCCAAAGGAGATCCGGACAACAGTATAGATCCGGGAACGGCCTTTGAGGATATCCCCGATGACTGGGTTTGTCCGGAATGCGGTGCTTCGAAAGACGATTTCTCTCCCATGGACTGA